A single genomic interval of Microbacterium hydrocarbonoxydans harbors:
- the xylB gene encoding xylulokinase, protein MLIAHDLGTTGDKASLHHDDGRLVTSVTVPYPARFAAGGIAEQDPAHWWDAVVSATRQLIARAGVDPATVVGLVVSGQMMGTVLLDAHGDPVRPAIIWADTRSGAETRTLAQRLGAEHAYRLLGHRLNPTYSVEKIMWVRDNEPDVWARVRHFCVAKDFIVHRLTGRLATDRSDASGTNAYDQLSGTWSAEVLAAAALDPALFPEILDSTTVAGTLTAYAANALGLPASVRVVMGGGDGPLAAVGSGIVAPGDGAYVCLGTSSWISFASLAPLHDRQMRTMTFDNVVPGSFVPTATMQAGGASVQWITEALSPDPAHPDTARLTAEAAGDLDTEDLYFLPYLLGERSPLWDPEARGAFVGLGRHHTRAHLTRAVLEGVAYNLLTCIQAFRESGATIDRIDAVGGGAQSDAWLGILADVWGVPIRRRTIVEEANSLGAAVTGAVGLGLADFSAARALSEVTAEFAPDAGRHAVHAQRHSRFVDAYAALAPWFAAAPTTAAPAADTPTEGR, encoded by the coding sequence ATGCTCATCGCGCACGACCTCGGCACCACCGGCGACAAGGCGTCCCTGCACCACGATGACGGCCGCCTCGTCACCTCGGTCACCGTGCCCTACCCCGCGCGGTTCGCGGCCGGCGGCATCGCCGAGCAGGATCCCGCGCACTGGTGGGATGCCGTCGTCTCGGCGACCAGACAGCTGATCGCTCGCGCCGGCGTCGACCCCGCGACAGTCGTCGGCCTCGTCGTGAGCGGCCAGATGATGGGCACGGTGCTGCTCGACGCGCACGGCGACCCCGTCCGTCCCGCGATCATCTGGGCGGACACCCGCTCGGGAGCGGAGACCCGCACCCTCGCGCAGCGCCTGGGCGCCGAGCACGCGTACCGCCTGCTCGGCCACCGCCTCAATCCCACCTACTCGGTCGAGAAGATCATGTGGGTGCGCGACAACGAGCCGGACGTCTGGGCGCGCGTGCGCCACTTCTGCGTCGCCAAGGACTTCATCGTCCACCGCCTCACCGGTCGCCTCGCCACCGATCGCTCCGACGCCTCGGGCACCAACGCGTACGACCAGCTGAGCGGCACCTGGTCGGCCGAGGTGCTGGCGGCCGCCGCCCTCGACCCCGCCCTGTTCCCCGAGATCCTCGATTCGACGACGGTCGCCGGCACGCTCACGGCCTATGCGGCGAATGCGCTGGGGCTCCCGGCATCCGTCCGTGTCGTCATGGGCGGCGGAGACGGACCGCTGGCCGCGGTCGGCTCGGGCATCGTCGCCCCCGGGGACGGCGCCTACGTGTGCCTGGGCACCTCGTCGTGGATCTCGTTCGCGAGCCTCGCACCACTGCACGACCGGCAGATGCGCACCATGACATTCGACAACGTCGTGCCCGGATCCTTCGTCCCGACCGCGACGATGCAGGCGGGCGGCGCATCGGTGCAGTGGATCACCGAGGCGCTCTCGCCCGATCCCGCCCACCCCGACACCGCCAGGCTCACGGCCGAAGCGGCAGGCGACCTCGACACCGAGGACCTCTACTTTCTCCCGTACCTCCTCGGCGAGCGCTCCCCGCTGTGGGATCCGGAGGCGCGCGGCGCCTTCGTCGGCCTCGGGCGTCACCACACGAGGGCGCACCTCACCCGCGCCGTCCTCGAGGGCGTCGCGTACAACCTCCTCACCTGCATCCAGGCGTTCCGCGAGTCCGGCGCGACGATCGACCGCATCGACGCGGTCGGCGGCGGCGCCCAGAGCGACGCCTGGCTCGGCATCCTCGCCGACGTCTGGGGCGTGCCGATCCGCCGCCGCACCATCGTCGAGGAGGCCAACAGCCTCGGAGCGGCGGTCACCGGCGCGGTCGGTCTCGGGCTCGCCGACTTCTCGGCCGCGCGGGCGCTCAGCGAGGTCACGGCGGAGTTCGCCCCGGATGCCGGTCGGCACGCCGTGCACGCGCAGCGGCACTCGCGCTTCGTCGATGCGTACGCGGCACTGGCGCCGTGGTTCGCCGCCGCACCGACCACCGCCGCACCGGCCGCCGACACGCCGACCGAGGGCCGCTGA
- the prpB gene encoding methylisocitrate lyase: MLYSHVTPAEKRRLFRERLASGELLRFPGAFNPLSARLIEQKGFDGVYISGAVLSADLGVPDIGLTTLTEVAGRAKQIARMTDIPAIVDADTGFGEPMNVARTIQELEDAGLAGTHIEDQINPKRCGHLDGKSVVDERTAIRRIRAAADARRDPNFLIMARTDIRAVDGLDAAVDRAKALVDAGADAVFPEAMRTLAEFEAMAEALDVPILANMTEFGKSDLFSVDQLRDAGVNMVIWPVSLLRIAMGAAGRALDTLNEEGHLTSKLGEMQHRADLYDLIDYESYTKFDSGVAGFTVTKE; the protein is encoded by the coding sequence ATGCTGTACTCCCACGTCACCCCGGCCGAGAAGCGGCGCCTGTTCCGCGAACGGCTCGCGAGCGGCGAGTTGCTGAGATTCCCCGGCGCGTTCAACCCCCTGAGCGCCCGGCTCATCGAGCAGAAGGGCTTCGACGGGGTCTACATCTCGGGAGCGGTGCTGTCGGCCGACCTCGGTGTGCCCGACATCGGCCTCACCACGCTGACCGAGGTCGCCGGCCGCGCGAAGCAGATCGCCCGGATGACCGACATCCCCGCCATTGTCGACGCCGACACGGGCTTCGGCGAGCCGATGAACGTCGCCCGCACCATCCAGGAGCTCGAGGATGCCGGGCTCGCGGGCACCCACATCGAGGATCAGATCAACCCCAAGCGCTGCGGCCATCTCGACGGCAAGAGCGTCGTCGACGAGCGCACCGCCATCCGCCGCATCCGTGCCGCCGCCGACGCCCGCCGCGACCCGAACTTCCTCATCATGGCCCGTACCGACATCCGTGCCGTCGACGGGCTCGACGCCGCTGTCGACCGTGCCAAGGCGCTGGTGGATGCGGGAGCGGATGCCGTGTTCCCGGAGGCGATGCGCACGCTCGCCGAGTTCGAGGCGATGGCCGAGGCGCTGGACGTGCCGATCCTGGCGAACATGACGGAGTTCGGCAAGAGCGACCTCTTCTCCGTCGACCAGCTGCGGGATGCCGGCGTGAACATGGTGATCTGGCCCGTGTCGCTGCTGCGCATCGCGATGGGCGCGGCGGGCCGTGCGCTCGATACGCTGAACGAGGAGGGGCACCTCACCTCGAAGCTCGGTGAGATGCAGCACCGTGCAGATCTCTACGACCTGATCGACTACGAGTCCTACACGAAGTTCGACTCGGGCGTCGCAGGCTTCACCGTCACGAAGGAGTGA
- a CDS encoding glucose-6-phosphate isomerase family protein, whose amino-acid sequence MPPFHTPPISPMAIAFDAENLTLSPAGPTLTRRMSDLEGLFLDTDAWAAAVHGDDPVVYTVTSSPVPEIDRELPQSITTIMPGHTSGELWMTKGHQHPDHQGEIYLALKGRGGLLMFDGERTEWLDMLPGTIGYIPPGWAHRSVNTGDEPYAFLAVYPGGAGHDYGWVLEHGMGSRAYRATDGVDLRPYSAPDPASDTASAPAATPFAD is encoded by the coding sequence ATGCCCCCGTTCCACACGCCCCCGATCTCACCGATGGCGATTGCCTTCGACGCCGAGAATCTGACGCTCTCCCCCGCGGGTCCCACGCTGACGCGGCGGATGTCCGACCTCGAGGGGCTGTTCCTCGACACGGATGCCTGGGCCGCGGCGGTGCACGGCGACGACCCCGTCGTCTACACGGTGACGAGCTCCCCGGTGCCCGAGATCGACCGCGAGCTGCCGCAGTCGATCACGACGATCATGCCCGGCCATACCTCGGGTGAGCTCTGGATGACGAAGGGCCATCAGCATCCGGACCATCAGGGCGAGATCTACCTGGCGCTGAAGGGTCGAGGCGGCCTCCTCATGTTCGACGGCGAGCGCACCGAATGGCTCGACATGCTGCCCGGCACGATCGGGTACATCCCGCCGGGCTGGGCGCACCGCTCCGTCAACACGGGCGACGAGCCGTACGCGTTCCTCGCCGTGTACCCGGGCGGAGCCGGCCACGACTACGGCTGGGTGCTCGAGCACGGAATGGGATCCCGCGCCTACCGCGCGACCGACGGCGTGGACCTGCGCCCCTACTCAGCACCAGATCCGGCATCAGACACAGCATCCGCACCAGCCGCGACCCCCTTCGCGGACTAG
- a CDS encoding EamA family transporter, giving the protein MSKVANDISTHGVRFGLPLAIGAAFAFGMSGAWARGLIDAGWTPGAAVTARVWVAALVLLVPTILSLRGRWGVLRKNAGMVAAYGLLAVTATQLCYFQAVAVMDVGLALLIEYTAPIAVILWLWLRRGERPSRRSVIGAAIAFVGLVLMLDIITGAEVNVAGILWALAAMVGAATYFLLSAKADTGMPPIALAGGGLLLGAIALTIAGFVGILPIAWTTDDIAYRFGTVPWFVPVLAIGLFATALAYVLGIASTRMLGSRLASFVALAEVVAALLFGWLLLGQLPDLLQALGGALVLVGVVVVKLGEPRPEEFVEPVPDAVVQPQR; this is encoded by the coding sequence ATGAGCAAGGTTGCGAATGACATCTCGACGCACGGCGTCCGGTTCGGTCTGCCCCTGGCGATCGGCGCGGCCTTCGCGTTCGGGATGTCGGGAGCCTGGGCTCGCGGACTCATCGACGCGGGGTGGACGCCCGGCGCGGCTGTGACCGCGCGCGTCTGGGTCGCTGCGCTCGTGCTGCTTGTGCCGACGATCCTGTCGCTGCGCGGGCGCTGGGGAGTTCTCCGCAAGAACGCCGGCATGGTCGCCGCCTATGGCCTGCTGGCCGTCACCGCCACGCAGCTCTGCTACTTCCAGGCGGTCGCCGTGATGGACGTCGGCCTCGCACTGCTCATCGAATACACCGCGCCGATCGCCGTCATCCTCTGGCTGTGGCTCCGTCGTGGCGAACGGCCGAGTCGGCGCAGTGTCATCGGTGCGGCCATCGCGTTCGTCGGGCTCGTGCTGATGCTCGACATCATCACCGGCGCCGAGGTCAATGTCGCCGGCATCCTCTGGGCGCTCGCCGCGATGGTCGGCGCCGCGACGTACTTCCTGCTCTCGGCCAAGGCCGACACAGGCATGCCGCCGATCGCGCTCGCCGGCGGCGGGCTGCTGCTCGGCGCGATTGCGCTCACGATCGCCGGATTCGTCGGCATCCTGCCGATCGCCTGGACGACCGACGACATCGCGTATCGTTTCGGCACCGTGCCGTGGTTCGTACCAGTGCTCGCGATCGGCCTGTTCGCAACGGCTCTCGCCTACGTGCTCGGCATCGCCTCGACGCGGATGCTGGGCTCGCGCCTGGCGTCGTTCGTCGCACTGGCCGAGGTCGTCGCGGCCCTGCTGTTCGGCTGGCTGCTTCTCGGGCAGCTGCCCGACCTGCTGCAGGCGCTCGGCGGAGCGCTGGTGCTCGTCGGTGTGGTGGTCGTGAAGCTCGGCGAGCCGCGTCCGGAGGAGTTCGTCGAGCCGGTGCCGGATGCGGTGGTGCAGCCGCAGCGCTAG
- a CDS encoding MmgE/PrpD family protein — protein MTVTHHVRVHRSDENLAREDQLAWKIAEVAADQVEVDQDVTDMIINRLIDNASVAAASLTRAPINAARAQAFSHPVSTGGVGATVFGAALDHRTSPEWAAWANGVAVRELDYHDTFLAAEYSHPGDNIPPILAVAQHAGKDGRALLRGIATGYEIQMDLVRAICLHKHKIDHVAHLGPSAAAGIGTLLGLDVETIYQAVGQGLHTTTATRQSRKGEISTWKAHAPAFAGKMAVEAVDRAMRGQTSPAPIYEGEDGVIAWMLDGKDAAYEVPLPAAGEAKRAILDSYTKEHSAEYQAQAWIDLARKLGTENPALRDPANIESIVLHTSHHTHYVIGSGANDPQKYDPTASRETLDHSIPYIFAVALQDGGWHHVDSYTPERAGRPDTVALWHRITTAEDAEWTRRYHSEDPDVKAFGGRVEFRLTDGTTVVDEIAVADAHPLGARPFARADYIAKFRLLAEPVLEPAEIERFLELVQRLPELTAAEVGELSIIAKPGLLEGADAPKGLF, from the coding sequence ATGACCGTCACCCACCACGTCCGCGTCCACCGCAGCGACGAGAACCTCGCCCGAGAAGACCAGCTCGCCTGGAAGATCGCCGAGGTCGCGGCCGACCAGGTCGAGGTCGACCAGGACGTCACCGACATGATCATCAACCGCCTCATCGACAACGCGTCGGTGGCCGCGGCATCCCTCACCCGCGCTCCCATCAACGCCGCCCGCGCGCAGGCGTTCAGCCACCCCGTCTCGACCGGCGGCGTCGGCGCCACGGTCTTCGGCGCGGCGCTCGACCACCGGACGAGCCCCGAGTGGGCGGCGTGGGCGAACGGCGTCGCGGTGCGCGAGCTCGACTACCACGACACCTTCCTCGCGGCGGAGTACTCGCACCCGGGCGACAACATCCCGCCGATCCTCGCGGTCGCCCAGCACGCGGGCAAGGACGGCCGGGCGCTGCTGCGCGGCATCGCGACCGGCTACGAGATCCAGATGGACCTCGTGCGCGCGATCTGCCTGCACAAGCACAAGATCGACCACGTCGCTCACCTCGGCCCCTCGGCCGCAGCCGGCATCGGCACCCTGCTCGGACTCGACGTCGAGACGATCTACCAGGCCGTCGGTCAGGGACTGCACACCACCACCGCCACGCGTCAGAGCCGCAAGGGCGAGATCTCCACCTGGAAGGCGCACGCCCCCGCCTTCGCCGGCAAGATGGCCGTCGAGGCGGTCGACCGCGCGATGCGCGGTCAGACGAGTCCTGCCCCGATCTACGAGGGGGAGGACGGCGTGATCGCCTGGATGCTCGACGGCAAGGACGCCGCATACGAAGTGCCGCTGCCGGCCGCGGGCGAGGCGAAGCGCGCGATCCTCGACTCGTACACGAAGGAGCACTCGGCCGAATACCAGGCGCAGGCGTGGATCGACCTCGCCCGCAAGCTCGGCACCGAGAATCCGGCGCTGCGCGACCCCGCGAACATCGAGTCCATCGTGCTGCACACCAGCCACCACACGCACTACGTGATCGGCTCGGGAGCGAACGACCCGCAGAAGTATGACCCGACGGCATCCCGCGAGACGCTCGACCACTCGATCCCGTACATCTTCGCGGTCGCACTGCAGGACGGCGGCTGGCACCACGTCGACTCGTACACGCCCGAGCGCGCCGGCCGCCCGGACACGGTCGCCCTGTGGCACAGGATCACCACGGCCGAGGATGCCGAGTGGACGCGCCGCTACCACTCGGAGGACCCCGACGTGAAGGCGTTCGGCGGTCGTGTGGAGTTCCGCCTGACCGACGGCACGACCGTCGTCGACGAGATCGCCGTCGCCGACGCGCATCCGCTCGGCGCCCGCCCGTTCGCCCGAGCGGACTACATCGCGAAGTTCCGCCTGCTGGCCGAGCCCGTGCTGGAGCCCGCCGAGATCGAGCGCTTCCTCGAGCTCGTGCAGCGCCTGCCCGAGCTGACAGCCGCCGAGGTCGGCGAGCTGTCGATCATCGCGAAGCCCGGCCTGCTCGAGGGCGCGGACGCCCCGAAGGGTCTGTTCTGA
- a CDS encoding NAD(P)-dependent oxidoreductase, giving the protein MGIILATSRSFSDGDLDLVGRARAAGHEIVRGPAHHGLTELAPLLAAAEGWIAGTGPVTDAHLAAAPNLRIIARYGVGTEAVDLDAAERRGIPVTNTPGANADAVADHTVGLMLAALRSIADGDRRVRAGDWGVRRGRELGAATVGIVGFGRIGQGVARRLRGFGSRILATDPYLPGGVIAERGAEPVALDALFHAADVITLHAPGGQTLVDAARLDGIRPGTVLVNTARPDLVDEAALATALRDGRLGAYAADTLDGDTAGSASALLAPDLSPRVTVTPHLGAQTTQAVDNMGSMSLDDVLAVLEGRAPAHPVFSTPDSSRIAGPSVARAAKPSVAHS; this is encoded by the coding sequence ATGGGTATCATCCTCGCCACCAGTCGCTCGTTCTCGGACGGCGACCTCGACCTCGTCGGGCGCGCCCGAGCCGCAGGTCACGAGATCGTCCGAGGACCCGCGCACCACGGACTCACTGAACTCGCGCCGCTGCTCGCTGCGGCGGAGGGCTGGATCGCCGGCACGGGACCGGTGACCGACGCACACCTCGCGGCCGCCCCGAACCTCCGGATCATCGCCCGCTACGGCGTCGGCACCGAGGCGGTGGATCTCGACGCGGCGGAGCGACGCGGCATCCCCGTCACGAACACCCCGGGTGCGAACGCGGATGCCGTCGCCGACCACACCGTGGGACTCATGCTCGCGGCTCTGCGCTCCATCGCCGACGGAGACCGCCGGGTGCGCGCCGGCGACTGGGGCGTGCGCCGCGGACGCGAACTCGGCGCGGCGACCGTAGGCATCGTCGGCTTCGGCCGCATCGGCCAGGGCGTGGCGCGCCGGCTCCGAGGCTTCGGCTCGCGGATCCTCGCCACCGACCCGTACCTGCCGGGAGGGGTCATCGCCGAGCGCGGCGCAGAGCCGGTCGCGCTCGACGCGCTGTTCCACGCCGCCGACGTCATCACCCTGCACGCCCCCGGCGGTCAGACACTCGTCGATGCCGCCCGGCTCGACGGCATCCGACCCGGAACGGTCCTGGTGAACACCGCTCGACCCGACCTCGTCGACGAGGCCGCCCTCGCTACCGCCCTGCGCGACGGACGACTCGGCGCGTACGCGGCCGACACCCTCGACGGCGACACCGCAGGGAGCGCGAGCGCGCTGCTCGCGCCCGACCTTTCGCCCCGCGTGACCGTCACCCCGCACCTCGGCGCCCAGACGACCCAGGCCGTCGACAACATGGGCTCGATGTCGCTCGACGATGTGCTCGCCGTGCTCGAGGGGCGCGCCCCCGCGCATCCCGTGTTCTCCACTCCCGACTCCTCCCGCATCGCCGGGCCCTCCGTCGCCCGCGCAGCCAAGCCTTCCGTCGCCCACTCCTGA
- a CDS encoding shikimate dehydrogenase family protein has product MTSTENPTPTPTSLAPTAGYMGFIGVSTGSSSIMSVFPKWAELLELPTGNLIGHDLPMDAAPAQYRAMVEQIRDDPNHRGALVTTHKMNVFAAASDLFDELDPFAVSCSEISSISKRGDRLIGRAKDPLTVDLALNDFLPTDHFARTGAEVVILGAGGSGTALSWALAERADAPSKVTVTARDDDKLDHLREVHRQHGTPDGLISYVRTDTVQDAAALVASAPAGSLIVNATGLGKDRPGSPLPDDVAFPEDAWVWEFNYRGSLEFLHQARAQEAARGLHVVDGWRYFIHGWSQVVADVFEIDLTPEIVERLAEAAESVR; this is encoded by the coding sequence ATGACCAGCACCGAGAACCCGACTCCGACCCCCACGAGCCTCGCCCCGACCGCCGGGTACATGGGCTTCATCGGCGTCAGCACGGGCTCCTCGTCGATTATGAGCGTCTTCCCGAAATGGGCGGAACTGCTGGAGCTGCCGACCGGGAACCTCATCGGACACGACCTGCCGATGGATGCGGCTCCGGCCCAGTACCGCGCGATGGTCGAGCAGATCCGCGACGACCCGAACCACCGTGGCGCCCTCGTCACGACCCACAAGATGAACGTGTTCGCCGCGGCATCCGACCTGTTCGACGAGCTCGACCCGTTCGCCGTCTCGTGCTCCGAGATCTCGAGCATCTCGAAGCGGGGCGACCGCCTGATCGGCCGCGCCAAAGACCCCCTCACGGTCGACCTCGCCCTGAACGACTTCCTCCCGACCGACCACTTCGCCCGCACCGGGGCCGAGGTCGTGATCCTCGGCGCCGGCGGCTCCGGCACGGCGCTCAGCTGGGCGCTGGCGGAGAGAGCGGATGCTCCGTCGAAGGTCACCGTCACCGCCCGCGACGACGACAAGCTCGACCACCTGCGCGAGGTCCACCGCCAGCACGGCACTCCCGACGGTCTGATCTCGTACGTGCGCACCGACACGGTGCAGGATGCCGCGGCCCTCGTCGCGAGCGCTCCCGCGGGCTCGCTGATCGTGAACGCCACCGGCCTCGGCAAGGACCGCCCAGGCTCGCCGCTGCCCGACGACGTCGCGTTCCCCGAGGACGCGTGGGTGTGGGAGTTCAACTACCGCGGCTCGCTCGAGTTCCTGCACCAGGCCCGAGCGCAGGAGGCCGCGCGGGGTCTGCACGTCGTCGACGGCTGGCGGTACTTCATCCACGGCTGGTCACAGGTCGTCGCCGACGTCTTCGAGATCGATCTCACGCCCGAGATCGTCGAGCGACTCGCCGAGGCCGCCGAGTCGGTGCGCTGA
- a CDS encoding GntR family transcriptional regulator yields MSSVADRSTASERAHATLLEEIQSGTLPAGSVLGEVEQAARLGISRTPMREALRRLAADGLVVQQSPRVTVVADLDADDIRALFEIRRALEETSARLAAQRGDAALFAALADEFAHVDLAAAEGRDAYYALIARFDAALDAAVDNDYIASALRTVRTHLVRVRRMARDKPTRLAASTAEHRTIAEALAARDGDLAAHATHVHLHNALAGILDSLTANPEGVK; encoded by the coding sequence ATGAGTTCCGTCGCAGACCGCAGCACCGCGAGCGAGCGGGCGCACGCGACGCTGCTCGAGGAGATCCAGTCGGGCACCCTTCCGGCGGGTTCCGTCCTCGGCGAGGTCGAACAGGCCGCCCGTCTCGGCATCAGCCGCACCCCGATGCGGGAAGCGCTGCGCCGACTCGCAGCCGACGGCCTGGTCGTGCAGCAGTCGCCCCGCGTGACGGTGGTGGCAGACCTGGATGCCGACGACATCCGCGCCCTGTTCGAGATCCGTCGCGCGCTCGAGGAGACCTCTGCCCGCCTCGCCGCCCAGCGAGGCGACGCCGCCCTGTTCGCCGCGCTCGCGGACGAGTTCGCGCACGTCGACCTCGCAGCCGCCGAGGGTCGTGACGCCTACTACGCCCTCATCGCTCGCTTCGACGCGGCCCTCGACGCCGCGGTCGACAACGACTACATCGCGTCGGCGCTGCGCACGGTGCGCACCCACCTCGTGCGGGTGCGGCGCATGGCCCGCGACAAGCCGACCCGCCTCGCGGCCTCCACCGCCGAGCACCGCACGATCGCGGAGGCGCTCGCCGCCCGCGACGGCGACCTTGCCGCCCACGCCACGCACGTGCATCTGCACAACGCGCTCGCCGGCATCCTCGACTCCCTGACCGCTAACCCCGAAGGTGTGAAATGA
- a CDS encoding CGNR zinc finger domain-containing protein has product MNFTDDTEEALRSAVWLVNSAEEPETLATLDDYAAFLADFPYSGRLDRDEAELAALRDLRPRLRGMLLAPRDEMAEHVNSALAEAHLAPRLVRHDGVDWHLHAVADERPLAERVLIETAMALIDVIRSDEGSRISICADDTCEALALDLSRNRSKRYCSTACTNRNAVAAYRARRAKA; this is encoded by the coding sequence ATGAACTTCACCGATGACACGGAAGAGGCACTCCGCTCGGCCGTCTGGCTGGTGAACTCGGCGGAGGAACCGGAGACCCTGGCGACCCTCGACGACTACGCGGCGTTCCTGGCGGATTTCCCCTATTCGGGGCGCCTCGACCGCGATGAGGCGGAGCTCGCCGCACTGCGAGACCTGCGTCCGCGGCTGCGCGGGATGCTCCTCGCTCCGCGCGACGAGATGGCCGAGCACGTCAACAGCGCCCTCGCGGAGGCCCACCTCGCTCCCCGGCTCGTGCGTCACGACGGGGTCGACTGGCACCTGCACGCCGTCGCCGACGAACGGCCGCTCGCCGAGCGCGTGCTCATCGAGACGGCCATGGCGCTGATCGACGTCATCCGCTCGGACGAGGGCTCCCGCATCTCGATCTGCGCCGACGACACCTGCGAGGCACTCGCTCTCGACCTCTCCCGCAACCGGTCGAAGCGCTACTGCTCGACCGCCTGCACGAATCGCAACGCCGTGGCCGCCTATCGCGCCCGGAGGGCCAAGGCCTGA
- a CDS encoding acetylxylan esterase: MASFPYDTWFPDAEFDGTYGHTLRSLRAITPASPPAGFADRWQGWREQARTVDAAPTVISTETAHGREVSLIEHAGADGIRLRAWFVAPLHAPARVGVVHGHGYGGRDAVDLARVPDDAAAIFPVARGLATLNTGVGAPELPDDHVVAGIDDPERYVLGLCARDLWLVADALTTIAGHLPLYYVGESFGGGIGALALPWDDRYIGATLIVPSFGQYDERLAVRCLGSGEAVRAHVAQHPDARAVLGWFDASTALRFAHVPVRIEAALWDQSVPPQGQFAVANAAPMLELAVLPAGHAEYPGLEDVTAEGIRDGRAHLARALRAA; the protein is encoded by the coding sequence ATGGCATCCTTCCCCTACGACACCTGGTTCCCCGACGCCGAGTTCGACGGCACCTACGGCCACACCCTCCGCTCGCTGCGCGCGATCACGCCGGCGTCCCCGCCCGCCGGTTTCGCCGACAGGTGGCAGGGCTGGCGCGAGCAGGCGAGGACGGTGGATGCCGCCCCCACCGTGATCTCGACCGAAACCGCACACGGTCGCGAGGTGTCGCTGATCGAGCATGCGGGCGCCGACGGCATCCGTCTTCGGGCGTGGTTCGTCGCCCCTCTCCACGCGCCCGCCCGCGTGGGTGTCGTGCATGGCCACGGATACGGAGGCCGGGATGCCGTCGACCTCGCGCGGGTCCCCGACGACGCCGCGGCGATCTTCCCCGTCGCGCGCGGACTCGCGACCCTGAACACGGGCGTCGGCGCTCCGGAGCTGCCCGACGACCATGTCGTGGCCGGCATCGACGATCCCGAGCGGTACGTACTCGGGCTGTGCGCCCGCGACCTGTGGCTGGTGGCGGATGCACTGACCACCATCGCGGGGCACCTGCCCCTCTATTACGTCGGCGAGAGCTTCGGCGGCGGCATCGGCGCCCTCGCCCTGCCGTGGGATGACAGGTATATCGGAGCCACGCTCATCGTGCCGAGCTTCGGGCAGTACGACGAGCGCCTGGCCGTGCGATGCCTCGGGAGCGGCGAGGCCGTGCGCGCGCACGTCGCACAGCACCCCGACGCACGCGCGGTGCTGGGCTGGTTCGACGCCTCGACGGCGCTCCGATTCGCGCATGTGCCGGTGCGCATCGAGGCCGCGCTCTGGGATCAGTCGGTGCCGCCGCAGGGACAGTTCGCGGTCGCGAATGCGGCGCCGATGCTCGAGCTCGCCGTTCTTCCGGCCGGTCACGCCGAGTATCCGGGCCTCGAGGATGTCACGGCCGAGGGCATCCGCGATGGCCGGGCCCACCTCGCGCGGGCGCTGCGCGCCGCCTGA